GAACTCCCCCCAGACGGCGTCGGCGTGGTCCTCGTCCATCAGATCGAAGGCGTTCCGCCCCTCCAGATCGTCGGGATCGTAGCCCATGTGTCGCTTCCAGGCCTGACTGACGTACTGGAACGCGCCCCGCTCGTCGACGACGGCGATCAGATCCGTCGACTGTTCGAGGAAGGCCCGGTATCGTTCGCGCTCGCGTTCGAGGAGGTCCCGCGTCCGGTAGGATTCGACGGCCGTCTCGATTCGGTCGGCGAGGATGTCGAATCCGTCTCTGGTCCCCGATTTCGGCAGGTAGTCCGTCACGCCCCGCGAGAGCGCCCTGCTCGCCAGCGACTCCGATCCCGAGCCGGTGAGCAGGATGAACGGGAGCCGCTCGTCCCGTTCGCGAACGGCGTCGAGAAAGGCCAGTCCGTCCATCCCGGGCATCTCGTAGTCACTGACGATACAGTCGAACGACTCCCCGTCCAGCTTCTCGAGCGCATCCTCGGCTCGCCGCGCCGTCGCTACCGCGAACCGGTCGTCTTCCTGCCGGAGCGCAGCCGATAGCGTCCCACAGTAGTCCCGGTCGTCGTCGACGGCGAGGACGCGGAGGGAGGTTCCCATCGAGTTGGATTGTGTTGGTCCCGATAATTAATCCACGGTAGAAATTCACACCCGCCCCACCCGAAATTATCGATTATAAAAACTAGTTCGGTGGCGTGAGTAAATATCCGTCTCGACGGGTATTGTTGCGCAATTCATATCGCCTGCAGTTATTCGATACGATTCTCTGAGGTTCAGGGCGCGCGTTCGCCGGCTTCGACGGTCGTCTCCAGCCAGTTCTCCTCGGGCGGGAGCGGGCAGGCGAACGTCTCGCTGAAGGCACAAAACGGCGAGTACGCCAGGTTGAAATCGAGGGTGATCTCGTCGCCGTCGTCGAGTTCGCGGTCCGGTTCCAGTTCCATGTACCGACCGTTCTCGTAGGTCGCCTGCCCCGTCGTCTTGTCGCGGAACGGGACGAAGATCGCGCCGTCCTCGCCCTCCTGTCGGTACCCGTGGAGGTCGTAGGATTCGCCGTCCAGTTCGAAAGAGAAGGTGACGATCCGGAGGTATCGCACCGCCGGGCCGTTGGTCGTCTCCATCTCGACGGGGTCGGGGTCGTCGTGGACCGTGACCGTCGCCGTGACGCGATAGTCCGGGTCGGGCTGGTAGTAATCGAGACCGTCGAAGTCGTCGCGCTCCTCAGGGGGAATCGGCGACTGGCGGTGCTCGGCGAAGAACTGGTCTTTCTCCTCGCGGTTGGCCGCGAGGCGCTGGGCCCACTCGGCGCTGTCGTCGGTCATACACTCGGTACTGGTCCGGACGGTTTCAGTCCGGCGGCTCGGGTCGGCACCGGGGGCCTACCCGGGCCAGACCAGCGAGAGGACTGCGAGGACGATGAATATGATGACGAGCCACTTCGCGATGTCCATCGACAGGCCCGCGATACCGCCCGCACCGAGAATGCCGGCGAGCAAGGCCAGGACGAAAAACCCGATCGCGAGTTCGAGTATCGCCACGGCTATCCCCCTCCATCGACGCGATGTCGGTTCGCGCGCCGATCGGTCGTACGTGCCGCAGTGCGGTCGGACATGGCTATTACGGATAGTCCGCCGACAGGTGTGAGACTGCGGCTTGCACGTGCGTGCTCCTTTTCGTGCCCGTGTCCGACCGGGAGATTGATAACGACCGGGTCGACGCAAGCGATAGAGTCGAGCATGACGCCCGTCGAGTTGGTCGGTGCCGCGCTGGCGCTGTGCGCGTCGGTCGCGGCCGGCACAGTCGCCCACGAGGTATCGCACGCACTCGTCCTCCGAGCGAGCGGCCACTCCTGTGTGATCCGGTGGCGCCCGGACCGCGACGACGGACGGCTCCGCCCCCGAAGCGCCCTGGCGTCGGTGACGCCCCGGGTCGGGTCGACGAGCTCGCCGACGGCGTTCAGACTCGCCGCTCTCGCACCCCTGGTCCTCGCTCTTCCGCTTGCACTCGCACTGCTTGGCGTCGTTCCCGACCCCTTCCAGCACGCTCCAGTCCCGGTCCAGGCCGCGCTCGTCGGCTGGCTCGGCTGTGCGCTCCCGAGCCCGCAGGACTTCGCCGTGGTCTGGTACGCCGACCGAGCCATCGCGCAGGCGACCCCGGACGACGACGAGCGGCCCGGGTCGACCGGTGACCTCGCCGAGTCGGCCTGATCAGGGTCGGAAGTCGAACCGCGGCGGATCGATGTCGGGCGTCCGGTGGTCGACCCGCTCGCCGCCTTCCGATTTGCGAAAGCTCAGATAGAACGTCCGGCCGCAGCCGTCCTTCTCGGGGTCCGGGTCGTTCCCGTCACCGTCGGACCTGCGGTCCGACGAGCCCCCACTCGTTGTGCTCGCTGGGACACCCTGTCCCACCGCCTCGCCCTCACCGCCATCGCCGAGACAGACGAACTCGATGCCGTCGGCGGCCTCCCGCTTCTCTATGTCGTCGGTCGTGCTCGCGTACTCCCAGCCGTCGAGCGGTTCGCGGGTCACGCAGTCGTCGTCGAGGTACCCCTCGCGTTCGACCCCAGTCACCGCCCCGCAGTACGGGCAGTGATAGGTGACTTCGACCATGCGGTCCGTTGGGGGCCGAGGGATTTAGCTGGCCCGCCGGCGGCCACGGAGATGGCAAAGGTACTTGCCCCGAGGAACCGACGGGTCCAGTATGATAGACGAGACGGTCGAGGAGATCGAGCAGATGCAAACCCACTCCTCGTCGGTCGTGGCCGTGAAGGCCGCCGCCGCCCTCCGGGAGCTGACCGAGGGGGAGTACCCGACGGTCGAGGAGTTCGTCGTGACCCTCGAGCGCAACGCGAACGCGCTCAAGCGGGCCAACCCCTCCCACGCGTCGCTGCACAACGCCCAGCGCGAAATCGTCACGGCCGTGAAAGACGCCGACGCCGACTCCGTCGACGAGGCACAGGAGACCCTCGCCGACGCCATCGACCGGGTCGTCGACCGCATCGAGAGCGCCAAGAGCGAGGCGGCGAAAAACGGCGCGGAAGTCTTCGACGACGGCGCGACGATCCTCACGCACGACTACTCCTCGACGGTGCTAGAGGCCGTCGAACTCGCCGCACAGGAGGGCAAGCACCTCGACGTGTACGTCACCGAGGCGCGGCCCCGCTACCTCGGCCGGAAGACGGCCCGGGTGCTCTCTGGGATCGACCGCGTCGATCCCCACCTGATCGTCGACGGCGCGGCCGGGCACTTCCTCTCGGAGTGTGACCGCGTGGTGACGGGCATGTCCTGTATCGTCGAGGACACGCTGTACAACCGGATCGGCACCTACCCCATCGCGGCGGCGGCCGCCGACGTGGGGGTCCCGACGACCGTCGTCGGATCGGGCGCGAAGATCATCGAGGGCGGGTTCGCCTTCGAGAACGAGATTCGGTCGCCGAGCGAGGTGATGCGGGAACCCCCGGAGGGGTTCACCGTCGAGAATCCGGCCTACGACGCGACGCCGACGCGCCTCCTCGATACGGTCGTCACCGACGAGGGCGTCAGGGAGTTCTAGGCGTCGACACGGCGCGACCACTGCAACCAGTGGCGCACCGAGTGATGCCAGAGACGCGCGACGGTCTCGACCGTCCGGCCGACGGGACCGGCCATCGGCGCGTCGTCGCTCGCGGTGTCCCGGGCGGCACTGTCGGAGGGCAACGGACGGTCCGCGATCGTGGCCGAACACTCCGGACAGCGCAGCTGTCTGGTTCTCGTCACGTAGTCGTCGGAGGCGGTCCAGTCGCCCCCGACGAAACTCTCGTGGCCACAGTCCGGACAGAACAGAATCGACTTTCTGCGACCGGTTTTCCGGCTGCCGTCTGGCGGTTCCTGCGACCGACGAAGGTCGGGAGAGCTCATTACCCACGTTACGGTCCGGACGGCTAAAGTCCTGTTGGCGTACTGAATAATCGTGACATACGCCCCGTTCGTTGTCGACGATCGTTCCCCGTATTTCGAGGGCCAACGACAACCCTGTGTTTAAGTCAGCGGGCCGGGATGGGGTGGTATGAGCGGGCCATCGACGTTCGGAGCGGCGGGTGGGGATTCGGTGGCCCAGGTGTCGACACCGGCACCAGCACCGCCGGAGACGCCAGATGGTGGCAGTGGCGCTGGGGAGGCGACGCAGACTGCTGTGAACACCACGACGCCGGAGTCGGTCGAGACCATGATCCCGACGTCGTGGCTGCCGTTCCCGGTTCCGGCCTGGGCGCTCGACATCTTCGCGACCCTGCTAATTTTGGGACTCGCCTGGGCGACTTCGCGGCTGGCCGTCGCCGTCTTCGGCCGGCGCATCTCACAGCGGTTCCGCCGGCCGAGCATCACGCGCATGGTGCTGCGAGGGATCCGGGGCGCCATCTACTTTCTGGCGATCCTGGCGATACTGCCGATATACGGCGTGAGTCTGGGCGACATCACGCTGTCCGTGGCCGTGTTCTCGGCGGCGATAGGTGTCGTGCTCGCCCCCATCGTCGGGAGCATCATCAGCGGGATGTTCCTGCTGGCCGACCAGCCCTACGAGATCGGCGACATGGTCGAGATAACCGACACCGGCCAGCGTGGGTTCGTCGACGACATCACGCTCCGGTACACCAAGATCATGACGCTCGACAACACCTTCGTCGTCGTCCCCAACGGCGAGATCCGCAGTCGGGACGTGGTGAACTACTCCGCCGAGGACACCCGGACCCGCCAGACGCTGGACATCGTCGTGACTTACGAAGGCGACCTCGCGAAAGCCCGGGATCTGGTCGAGCGGGCGGCGAAAAACGTCGACCGGGTCATCGAGGGTGGCCCGGACATCCGCGTCGGGAGCGCCCGGTACCCCGCCGCGCCGACCTGCTACATCGAGACCTTCGGCGATCACGGCGTTCACCTGCGCCTGCGTTACTGGCTGGAGGAGCCGTACAAACTGCTGGCGACCAAATCGCGGGTCCAGACGAACGTCTGGCAGCGACTCGAAGACGCGGACGTGGAGATCGCCTACCCCCACCAGCACGTGGTCTTCGACGAGACAAGTGGACAGATGGAGGTCGGTGTCAACCCGCCGCGGCGACGGCCCGAGCCCGACGCCCACCAGCCGGACCCGCGTGCCGACGGGCTAAACGGCGAGAACACGGATACCGGGGAGCCACCGGAGGACTAGACCGTGACGATCTTGGCGTCGAGTTCCTCCTGCAGGAACCGCTCGATGTCGGGGTCGTCGGTGACCCGGCGGATCATCCGCCGCCAGCGGCTGGCCTGTTTTCGGCCGATGACGACGATGTCCGCCCGCGAATCGGCTACCTCCTCGAGGATCGTCTCCTCGACCAGCATTCCGGTACGGACCACGTAGCGGACGTCGGGCAGGTCGCTGAAGGTGTTCTCGACGGCTCGTTTCAGTTCGCCCCGCGAGACACGTCGGGAGTTGTGATAGAGGTTGATGTGGAGGACGGTCAGACTGGCCGCCTCCTCCAGCGCGATCTCGACCGCCCGACGGAGCGTTGCTGTAGAGTGCTCGGTGAGCGGATAGCGCACCGGCACGACGACCTGCGTCATCGTCCTCGAAAACACTCGCCCACAGTGTCAACCTTTCCTTCCCGGAGGCGACTCCGCCCTCGCGACTGCGCCAATCTAATCGCTGGCGTGCTGGATTCGCCCCTCCACAGTCGGGTCGATACCCCGGTCGCGGGCGTAGGCGGCCAGTACCTGGTACTGTGTCGACAGCCGCTCGACGCGGTGGTGATCGGAGAGCACGGGGAACTCGTGGTCTGTGTGGAGCAGGTAGTCGGTCGTCGCGACGGTGTAGGTCTCCCCGTCGGCGGAAACCGGCTCCCCGTCCAGCCGGACCGCCTCGACGCCGCTGCCGTTCCGGTGGACGGTGAGACCGCTGACGTGGGCGTGCCAGCGGTCGGCCACGGCCTGGACGTGTTCGCCGTCGGCCTCCCGGCAGAGCTGTCGCAGTTCCCGGCCCGTGAGTTCGGCGACGATCACCGGCTCGTCGAACGGGACCACGCTGACGAGATCAGCGACGGTCACGTCGCCGGCGAGCGGTGGCCCCTCGCGGATGCCCCCGGAGTTCTGGAGGCCCACGTCCGCGTCGGCGGCCCAGCGATAGGCGTCGGCGACGAAGTTGCCGATCCGGCACTCCCCGGTGTGTTTGATCGCCCGGTCCCTCGTGATCGGGTCTTCGACGTGCCCGACCACCTCGTCCAGTCCGGCGGCCGCGCGGCGGCGCTCCATCGCCTCGGCGACCGACTCGTCGACCGGCGCGTCCGCCACGTCGTGAACCGTGACGGCGTCCGGCGACGGGACCAGTTCGAGGTCGACCTCCAGCACGCTGTGCCCGTTCGCACCGGGCCTGGTACAGAGCGTCCCGTCGACCGTCTCGACCCGGC
This Halorientalis sp. IM1011 DNA region includes the following protein-coding sequences:
- a CDS encoding DUF1684 domain-containing protein, with translation MTDDSAEWAQRLAANREEKDQFFAEHRQSPIPPEERDDFDGLDYYQPDPDYRVTATVTVHDDPDPVEMETTNGPAVRYLRIVTFSFELDGESYDLHGYRQEGEDGAIFVPFRDKTTGQATYENGRYMELEPDRELDDGDEITLDFNLAYSPFCAFSETFACPLPPEENWLETTVEAGERAP
- a CDS encoding DUF1328 family protein, which encodes MLELAIGFFVLALLAGILGAGGIAGLSMDIAKWLVIIFIVLAVLSLVWPG
- a CDS encoding translation initiation factor eIF-2B, with the protein product MIDETVEEIEQMQTHSSSVVAVKAAAALRELTEGEYPTVEEFVVTLERNANALKRANPSHASLHNAQREIVTAVKDADADSVDEAQETLADAIDRVVDRIESAKSEAAKNGAEVFDDGATILTHDYSSTVLEAVELAAQEGKHLDVYVTEARPRYLGRKTARVLSGIDRVDPHLIVDGAAGHFLSECDRVVTGMSCIVEDTLYNRIGTYPIAAAAADVGVPTTVVGSGAKIIEGGFAFENEIRSPSEVMREPPEGFTVENPAYDATPTRLLDTVVTDEGVREF
- a CDS encoding mechanosensitive ion channel family protein, whose protein sequence is MIPTSWLPFPVPAWALDIFATLLILGLAWATSRLAVAVFGRRISQRFRRPSITRMVLRGIRGAIYFLAILAILPIYGVSLGDITLSVAVFSAAIGVVLAPIVGSIISGMFLLADQPYEIGDMVEITDTGQRGFVDDITLRYTKIMTLDNTFVVVPNGEIRSRDVVNYSAEDTRTRQTLDIVVTYEGDLAKARDLVERAAKNVDRVIEGGPDIRVGSARYPAAPTCYIETFGDHGVHLRLRYWLEEPYKLLATKSRVQTNVWQRLEDADVEIAYPHQHVVFDETSGQMEVGVNPPRRRPEPDAHQPDPRADGLNGENTDTGEPPED
- a CDS encoding universal stress protein, which encodes MTQVVVPVRYPLTEHSTATLRRAVEIALEEAASLTVLHINLYHNSRRVSRGELKRAVENTFSDLPDVRYVVRTGMLVEETILEEVADSRADIVVIGRKQASRWRRMIRRVTDDPDIERFLQEELDAKIVTV
- a CDS encoding bifunctional UDP-sugar hydrolase/5'-nucleotidase, producing the protein MPPRVLHYSDIENAYDDPDRIGRLAGLVGSRRDDDTLVLGTGDNTAPGVLSMVTEGRQALDFFSAVAPDADTFGNHDFDYGPDATADIVRESPQTWVSANVQWGEDTGENAAGERFASEAGVVPSTVVEVDGTTVGLTGVTDPKTGSMCPGASELAFTDPVAAVRREADRLRDRGVDAVVVLSHLGGGDDELARETDVDAILGGHVHSRRVETVDGTLCTRPGANGHSVLEVDLELVPSPDAVTVHDVADAPVDESVAEAMERRRAAAGLDEVVGHVEDPITRDRAIKHTGECRIGNFVADAYRWAADADVGLQNSGGIREGPPLAGDVTVADLVSVVPFDEPVIVAELTGRELRQLCREADGEHVQAVADRWHAHVSGLTVHRNGSGVEAVRLDGEPVSADGETYTVATTDYLLHTDHEFPVLSDHHRVERLSTQYQVLAAYARDRGIDPTVEGRIQHASD